From a single Paramisgurnus dabryanus chromosome 17, PD_genome_1.1, whole genome shotgun sequence genomic region:
- the ero1a gene encoding ERO1-like protein alpha — MKFFTLLAFALASIHVTTGGSAENRCFCKVTGTLDDCACDVETIDSFNNREIFPKLQKLLSSDYFRFYKVNLNNPCPFWTDHSQCGLKYCAVKPCTPDEVPESIKSSSYKYSAEADQDVERCEMAEKLGAVNASLSDETRQALSEWKKHDDESDRFCMLDDEDSPESQYVDLLLNPERFTGYKGPEAWRIWNSIYEENCFKPYSVKRPLNPLMSNSGDIDGQGFHRWLEGLCVEKRAFFRLISGLHSSINVHLSARYLLDENWFEMQWGHNVSEFQVRFDEELTKGEGPKRLRNLYFLYLIELRALAKVLPFFEHPSFHFYTGQPVQDAENKKMLLELLQVAKTFPLHFDETTLFAGNTEEAMKLKEDFKLTFKNISRIMDCVECFKCRLWGKLQTQGLGTALKILFSERQIETMPSTSNTSPSFQLSRQEIVSLFNAFGRISTSVRELENFRSLLSKLKQ; from the exons ATGAAATTCTTTACGTTGTTGGCGTTTGCGCTGGCTAGCATCCACGTGACAACAGGAGGGTCAGCTGAGAACAGGTGTTTCTGTAAG GTTACTGGAACCCTGGATGACTGCGCATGTGATGTTGAGACCATTGACAGTTTCAACAATAGAGAGATCTTTCCCAAACTGCAAAAACTGCTTTCATCTGATTATTTCAGGTTTTACAAG GTGAATCTAAACAACCCGTGTCCATTCTGGACCGATCACAGTCAGTGTGGACTTAAATACTGTGCTGTGAAACCATGCACACCT GATGAAGTACCCGAGAGCATTAAATCCAGCAGTTATAAG TATTCGGCAGAAGCCGATCAGGATGTAGAACGGTGTGAGATGGCAGAGAAACTCGGAGCTGTCAATGCTTCCCTAAG TGATGAGACGCGTCAGGCGCTAAGTGAATGGAAGAAACATGATGATGAGTCTGACCGTTTCTGCATGTTGGATG atgAAGACTCCCCTGAGTCACAGTATGTCGATCTCCTGTTGAACCCTGAGCGCTTCACAGGTTATAAAGGACCAGAGGCATGGAGGATATGGAACAGCATATACGAGGAGAATTGTTTCAA ACCGTATTCAGTTAAACGTCCACTGAATCCTTTGATGTCTAACAGCG GAGACATTGATG GTCAGGGATTCCACCGTTGGTTGGAAG GTTTATGTGTCGAAAAGCGAGCTTTCTTCAGGCTGATTTCAGGACTTCATTCCAGTATAAACGTACACCTGAGTGCCAGATACCTTCTAGATG AGAACTGGTTCGAGATGCAGTGGGGTCACAATGTCTCCGAGTTCCAGGTGAGGTTTGACGAGGAGCTGACAAAAGGGGAGGGGCCAAAGAGACTACGTAACCTCTACTTTCTGTACCTCATTGAACTGCGTGCTCTGGCAAAAGTCCTCCCTTTTTTCGAGCATCCCTCCTTCCATTTCTACACCGGTCAGCCAGTGCAGGATGCAGAAAACAAGAAAATGCTTTTAGAGCTCCTCCAAGTGGCAAA aACGTTTCCACTGCATTTCGATGAAACCACACTATTTGCGGGAAATACAGAGGAAGCTATGAAACTAAAA GAGGACTTTAAGCTCACCTTTAAGAACATCTCACGGATCATGGACTGTGTCGAATGTTTTAAATGCAGACTTTGGGGCAAATTGCAg ACACAAGGCCTGGGAACAGCTCTGAAAATCCTCTTCTCAGAAAGGCAAATAGAAACCATGCCCAGCACAAGCAACACCAGTCCCTCTTTTCAGCTCAGTCGGCAGGAGATCGTCTCTCTGTTTAATGCTTTCGGAAG AATCTCCACAAGTGTCAGAGAATTGGAGAATTTTCGATCGTTGTTGTCAAAGCTGAAACAGTGA